The Natranaeroarchaeum aerophilus DNA window CATCACGATGGGCTGTTCGGCCCAGGACGTCTGTCCGGCGACCTGGAACGGGGAGAACCGCGACTGGGGGCTCGACGACCCCGACGGACAGGGGCTCGAGGCCGTCCGCAAGATCAGAGACGAAATCGCCGGGCGCGTCGAGGACCTGTTCGACGAACTGCTCGTCGAGACCGAGACGGACTGAGGGTCGGGACCCGCCGGAACCCGCTGGTTTTATCGCCTCGCCGTCGCGTTGTGATGACGTGACGCTGGATCCGGTACAGTTTGAAGGAATTACGCAGCTTGCGCGACGGATCACCCGCTCGGTCGACGAAACCGACCAACAGCAGTTCGTCGACACGGTCTGGGCGGAGTTCCTCGACCCGCTGGTCGACGACGGTCGGGTCGTACTCGAACCGCTCGGCGACCAGCGCCGCTGTGAGGTACCGATCGAGGACGTCGCCCTGCAGGACGCCGAGTTCCCGAGCTGTCATGGACTCGATTCCGGGACGATCAATCCGACATCGTTCAAAAACGGGATCGTGCTGGACGTCGCACAGGCCGCGATGGCGTCGAGCCCGTCGGATCTGGACCTGCATCGGGATCGCACAGTCGTCGTCACCGCTCATATCAGCGATCCCACGCAGGACCTCTCGACGGAGTGGACGAAGTGGGACGAGGGTCACACCGATCGACGCATCCTGCAGGCACCCCGAGTCTCCCGATTCGAAGAGAGCGTCGTCCACGAACTTGGCCTCTATCTCGCCGAGAGCCACCACGCGCTCGAACACGCCGACGCGGTCGATGACCTGTTTATTCTCGACGGGCCGATCTATCCCAAAGGCATGCTGAACTGGACCGATCGCGCCCCCGAACTCGCCGACCTGCTCCACGACGAGCAAGAGCCACGTGACGTCATCGAAAACTACGTCGCACTGGTCGAGACGTTCGTCGAGAAGGACGTTCCGCTGGTCGGATTCGTCAAGAACCCGTCGACGAAAGCGATTACCCGGACGCTTCGGGACACCGGTCAGACCGCACCGTGGGTCAACGACACAGCCTTTTTTACCAGGCTACTCGAACAGGTCGAGTTCGTCGAGCGCGAGGGGCCGGACGGCGAGCCGCGCCGGGAACGTTCCCGCGCAACTGACGTCCTCACCTTTACCAACTGGTTTCGCTCGCGCGGCGGTGCGGATCGCTTCCTCTGTGCGGACGGTGATGCCTTCGGCGTCGAGCGCAGTCTCGATCCAGCAGACTACGAGGTTACCTTCTTCCCGCTGTACGATCCGCGTGAGGACCTGCTCTATCGGATCGAAGCCCCCTACGCGTTCACGAAATCGGCCGAGTGTCGCGAGCGGCTGGCGATGCAGCTACTCGCGGACGTCGCCGCCGAGCGAGGTCCACCACTCTCGGTGCAGAAGGCCGACGAACTCGCCCGGATCAGCGCCGAGGGAACGGACTCGCTTCGCTCGGAGCTCGAAGCGGCGTTCGAGACCGAGCAGATGCACGGCTACGACGATCACCGGTGGGGGAGCGAAGAGTACTAGACAGCGACGTCCGGTTCGGTCTTTTCGAGTTCGACGTCGACTTTCCCTTCGGGGACACCGATCCGGGCGAACTGCGTGCGGACGTGTTCTTTCGCCGCTTCAAGCGCCTGCTCGCGCGTATCGAACCCACGTGGCATCGGCGACTCGAAGGCGACGTTGACCGTCTCGTCGCCGATCTGCTGTTCGGTGCCGCCGCTCTCGACCTCGTAAAAGGCGTCACAGACCCAGACGTAGGCTGCGTCCTCGTCGGGCGCACCCCTGAAGGTCGGTGCCGACTCGCCGCGCTCGTACAGCGTTCCCGTGAGGGCCGTGCCGCCCGCCTGCCCACGAACCAGTAACATAGTAGTACAGAGGTCGGCAGCGGGCAAAAGGTCGTTGGGGAACCAGATCACGATCGACGTGTCGGTTCGCAGGGAAACGGGTTTCACCGATGGCCCACATTGGATGGACATGGCTGATCTGAACGACTTCGACGCGTACGGCGGGGACGGTGGGGGCACGGACGACACCGCCGCCGACCGCGACGCCGCGGACGACTTCGAGCGCGTCGAGACGACGCCCGCGAGAAGCGAGGACGGTATCGGGACGATTGCCGTTTCGCAGGGGCTGCGCATTCACGAGGACGAGGAGGACTCGACGGTTCGGGCCTACGTCACCAAAGGGAACCGATCGTCAGTCCGGATCGGGAAGTATCTGCTCGCGCCGTATCCGGACGGCGAGACGCTCTTCTGTCGGATCGCCGGACTGGAGTACGCCCAGGAGTTTCACGCCGACGACGCCACCGAGATCCACGCCCAGCGAGCGATGCGGCAGGACGGCATCGACGAAGCGGATTACAAGTTTCTCGCGGATCTGGAGCCACTGGCGGTCCTCTACGACAGCGATGACGGGCTCAAGCGCCGGATGACCGACCGCGTTCCGAAACCACAGACCACCGTGAGGGAAGCCGACGACACGGCCGAAATCAAGACGGGACTCAAGATTCCCGAAGATGGCGTCTTTCTCGGACATCTCGCGGTCGGCGGTGAGAAGGTTCGGACCAGCGCCCAGCCGCCAACAATCGACTACCGTCTCAAGGACGACTACGAGGATGGCGATCCGCTCGTCTTCCGGCACACCCTGATTGCCGGGGGGACCGGATCGGGGAAAACGCACACGGCAAAAAACATTCTTCGGCAGTTCCTCGCCGACGAGCGTACCTACCGGATGGACGACGGGCGCTCGGTCACGCCCGCAGTCGTTCAGTTCGACCCGCAGGACGAGTACGCCCAGATGCACGATGACAACGACGACCTTGACGCCGAGACTGCGCGGCGGTACGAGCGCGAGGGAGTCGTCCACGGCGGCCACGACGATACCATCGCCTTCGTCCCGAAAGTCGGTGACGCTACTTATGCGACGGACGACCACCGGGCAGAACAGGTTGAGTTCACTATCCCCTTTTCGATGGTGCGGGACAACGAGTGGCTGGTCGCTGGCGGCGGGCTGAACGACAACCAGTACAACGCACTCAGACATCTGCTCGATCGATTCTTCAGAGAACACGGTACTGGTGGGACGTACGACCAGTTCCAGACGTTTATGGACGACCCGGCCCTTCGGGAGGAGCTCAATGAGTCCGGCCGCGTCCACGAGGCGACGTTCGACGCCGTCAACCGGCGTGTTCGTGGGTTCGGGACGGTGTTCGACCAGGACGCCCGCCCGATCACCGAGCAGATCGAGCGATTCGTCCGCCCGGGCGGGCTGACGGTCGTTCCGACCTACCATATCAATAATACGCGGGCAACCGAGACAATCGTGCTCGCGGTATCGAGTCTGCTCGTCGATCAGAAGCTCTCGAACGATCCGCGGTACGACCGAATCAAGGAGACGCCGGTCGTACTGGGGATGGACGAGGCCCACAACTTCCTGACCGACGCCGAAAGCGCACAGGCCCGCCGAGTGATCGGCAAGTTCACTGACGCGGCCAAGCAGGGACGAAAGGAACGTCTCGGTCTCTTCTTGATCACGCAGGATCCACAGGACATCGCCGACGCCGTATTCAAACAGATCAACACGACAGTCGTGCTCAACCTCGGCGACGAGGACGCCATCAAAAGCGTCAACATCCCGTCCAATCTGGAGAGCAAGGTCCCCTACATGGAGAAAGGACAGATGGTCGTCTACTCGCCCGACAACTCCGAGCCGGTCGAGATCATCGGTCTCCCGAACTGCCTTACCCGCCACGGTTGAACTGTCGACACCGATTTTGGGGTGGATTTTTCAGGCTGTCGGCTGCAGTAGGTGTATGGGCAAGACAGTACTTGTTGCGATCGATGGGTCCCCACAGTCCGACGAGGCGCTCGATCATGCCATCGAGGAGTTCCCCGAAGCGGAACTGTTCGGACTGACGGTGATCGACCCCGCCGAAGCCGGGTACGCAGTTGAGGGGGCCGTGGCGGAGTTCCCACAGGGCTGGTACGAGACTGCTGAGGACGAGGCCCACTCCGTCCTTGACGAGGCGGTGGACCGCGCCGCCGAGGCTGGCGTCGAACTGCAGACGGCGAGTGAGATCGGTCGGCCCGCCAACACCATCGTGACGTTCGCTGACGAACACGACATCGACCACATCGTCATGGGCAGCCACGGTCGAACCGGTATGAGTCGAATTCTCCTTGGAAGCGTCGCAGAAACAGTGATGCGTCGGTCGACGGTTCCGGTGACCGTGGTCAGGTAACTACTCTACTTTTTCGACGGAGACGTTCTCGCGATCCGATTTGGCCTGTAGCTCCTCTCGTTCCTCAAGTAGTAGACCGAGCAGTCCGGCCACGATGAATCCGGCTCCGAGTGCCCTCGTCTGCGTGACGTACCAGTCACGTGGCTCGAGCTCAGTCGGGTTCTCGAATCCACAGCCGAGAAGCTTCAGGTTCAACTTGAGCGACTGCCGTGGGAGTGCAAGCGAGAACAGCCCCTGAACTGCCATCCACACGTACCCGATTTTCCGCAGTTTCGATCCGAACATACGGGTAGACATAGGGCCGCTGGTGGTATAATGTTCACGGGACTGATAGCTCCTCACTGCACTGATGCATACTGATTGTGGAACGGCGTCGCGTCAAAACGCTCGCAGATCGGCGAGCACTGCGGCCGCACTACCGTCCTCGATCGCCGCCCGTGCAGCATCGAGCCCGTTGTCGAGTGTCTCCGCGTCCCCACCAGCGTAAATACGGAACGCGGCGTTCAGTGCAATAGCGTCTGCGAAGTGATCCTCACGGTCGCCGGCGATCACTTCCTCGGTGATCGTCGCCGAATCAGCCTGCACGTCCTCGACCTGCAGGTCGTCCTCCTCGAAGTCCATCCCGTACTCGGGTGTCTCGATCTCGTAGTCCTCGAACGCACCGTCGTCGGTGCCGTCAGCTTCCCACTCGGCGACTTTCGTGTAGCCCGGGCGGATGTCGTCGTAGCCTTCCATCCCCTGGAACATGATCACTTTGTTGGGCGAGACCTGCTCGCTCTCGCGGAAGGTGTCGACGACCTTCTTCGCGAAGGCGAGATGATAGAAACTCCCGAGGTGAACGTCCGCATTCGCAGGGTTGGCCAGCGTTTCGATCGTGTTGACGAACGTCCGGACGCCCATCATGTCCCGGCGCTCGAACAGGGCGTCGATGCCGGGGTTGAACGCGGGCTGGTAGTAGAACCCAAAGCCGGTCTCATCGACCATGTCGGCGCTCTCTTCGACGTCTAGCTCGGTTCTGATGCCAAGTCCGTCGAGGACGTGTTTGTATGCCGTCTCCTTCTGGGTTGGGACGCGGTCTCCGCTGTGGGTGACGATCGGGGTTCCTGCCCCGGCGGCGACGACGCCTGCCGCGACGCCGAGCAGCGCCGAGCGGTGTTTGCCGTCGTAGTTCGCGCCACAGTCGACCGGGTCGGAGTCCGGTTCAGCGACGACTGTCGACTCCTCGGCCATCACGTCGACGTACGCGGCCAGCTCCTCGGGGGTGTTCCGTTTCCAGCGGTTTGCCAGCCAGAACGCGCCGAGCGTTGTCTGGTCCGGCTCGCCGCCGAGGATACGCTGGAAGGCCTCGCGGGCCTGTGGGCGGGACATATCGTCGGCTGACTTCGGTCCGGAGCCGACGACTGCAGTCATCAGGCGTTTGAGGGGCCACTCGCCGTACTTTTGAGACGTCTGGGCCATGGTTGCGCGTTAGGAGAGCACGCGCAAAAACGTCCCGCTTCCGGTGTAAACCAGCTACTCAACCATTGGCGAACAGGCGGCAGGGAATCGACCGGAGCGGCGTGCCACACACCCGCGAACCGCTCCGGGCCGAGGTCTTAGAGCATGTTGGTTGCTGGCCGCCCGATCCGATATAAACCTGTGTCGAGCCGCAGGT harbors:
- a CDS encoding ATP-binding protein, with product MADLNDFDAYGGDGGGTDDTAADRDAADDFERVETTPARSEDGIGTIAVSQGLRIHEDEEDSTVRAYVTKGNRSSVRIGKYLLAPYPDGETLFCRIAGLEYAQEFHADDATEIHAQRAMRQDGIDEADYKFLADLEPLAVLYDSDDGLKRRMTDRVPKPQTTVREADDTAEIKTGLKIPEDGVFLGHLAVGGEKVRTSAQPPTIDYRLKDDYEDGDPLVFRHTLIAGGTGSGKTHTAKNILRQFLADERTYRMDDGRSVTPAVVQFDPQDEYAQMHDDNDDLDAETARRYEREGVVHGGHDDTIAFVPKVGDATYATDDHRAEQVEFTIPFSMVRDNEWLVAGGGLNDNQYNALRHLLDRFFREHGTGGTYDQFQTFMDDPALREELNESGRVHEATFDAVNRRVRGFGTVFDQDARPITEQIERFVRPGGLTVVPTYHINNTRATETIVLAVSSLLVDQKLSNDPRYDRIKETPVVLGMDEAHNFLTDAESAQARRVIGKFTDAAKQGRKERLGLFLITQDPQDIADAVFKQINTTVVLNLGDEDAIKSVNIPSNLESKVPYMEKGQMVVYSPDNSEPVEIIGLPNCLTRHG
- a CDS encoding DUF7113 family protein, yielding MLLVRGQAGGTALTGTLYERGESAPTFRGAPDEDAAYVWVCDAFYEVESGGTEQQIGDETVNVAFESPMPRGFDTREQALEAAKEHVRTQFARIGVPEGKVDVELEKTEPDVAV
- a CDS encoding universal stress protein, whose product is MGKTVLVAIDGSPQSDEALDHAIEEFPEAELFGLTVIDPAEAGYAVEGAVAEFPQGWYETAEDEAHSVLDEAVDRAAEAGVELQTASEIGRPANTIVTFADEHDIDHIVMGSHGRTGMSRILLGSVAETVMRRSTVPVTVVR
- a CDS encoding anthranilate phosphoribosyltransferase, translated to MAQTSQKYGEWPLKRLMTAVVGSGPKSADDMSRPQAREAFQRILGGEPDQTTLGAFWLANRWKRNTPEELAAYVDVMAEESTVVAEPDSDPVDCGANYDGKHRSALLGVAAGVVAAGAGTPIVTHSGDRVPTQKETAYKHVLDGLGIRTELDVEESADMVDETGFGFYYQPAFNPGIDALFERRDMMGVRTFVNTIETLANPANADVHLGSFYHLAFAKKVVDTFRESEQVSPNKVIMFQGMEGYDDIRPGYTKVAEWEADGTDDGAFEDYEIETPEYGMDFEEDDLQVEDVQADSATITEEVIAGDREDHFADAIALNAAFRIYAGGDAETLDNGLDAARAAIEDGSAAAVLADLRAF
- a CDS encoding DNA double-strand break repair nuclease NurA, whose protein sequence is MTLDPVQFEGITQLARRITRSVDETDQQQFVDTVWAEFLDPLVDDGRVVLEPLGDQRRCEVPIEDVALQDAEFPSCHGLDSGTINPTSFKNGIVLDVAQAAMASSPSDLDLHRDRTVVVTAHISDPTQDLSTEWTKWDEGHTDRRILQAPRVSRFEESVVHELGLYLAESHHALEHADAVDDLFILDGPIYPKGMLNWTDRAPELADLLHDEQEPRDVIENYVALVETFVEKDVPLVGFVKNPSTKAITRTLRDTGQTAPWVNDTAFFTRLLEQVEFVEREGPDGEPRRERSRATDVLTFTNWFRSRGGADRFLCADGDAFGVERSLDPADYEVTFFPLYDPREDLLYRIEAPYAFTKSAECRERLAMQLLADVAAERGPPLSVQKADELARISAEGTDSLRSELEAAFETEQMHGYDDHRWGSEEY